One genomic region from Equus asinus isolate D_3611 breed Donkey chromosome 10, EquAss-T2T_v2, whole genome shotgun sequence encodes:
- the LOC106830479 gene encoding olfactory receptor 13F1-like, which translates to MVKTNVTVISNFIFLGFSYYPKVDIAIFVLCLLMYLITLLGNMILISITILDSHLHTPMYFFLSNLSILDIWYTSSALTPMLVNFVSGKNTISFSGCATQMYFSLAMGSTECVLLSVMAYDRYVAICNPLRYPIIMNKRVCVQIAAGTWVTGCLTALVGTMSVLHQSLCGNSIINHFTCEILAVLKLVCSDTSKVQLIMLVISILLLPMPMLFICLSYAFILSNILRIGSVDGRSKAFSTCAAHLTVVILFYGTALSMYLKPSAVDSQEIDKFMAFVYAGLTPMLNPIIYSLRNKEVKAAVKKLLIRHPLRALLIPSSK; encoded by the coding sequence ATGGTCAAGACAAATGTTACagtcatttcaaattttatttttctgggattttcctACTACCCCAAAGTGGACATAGCCATATTTGTGCTGTGCTTGCTGATGTACTTGATCACCTTGCTGGGTAATATGATTCTGATCTCCATCACCATCCTGGATTCCCACctacacacacccatgtacttcttcctcagcaACCTCTCCATTCTGGACATCTGGTACACCTCTTCTGCTCTCACTCCAATGCTGGTAAACTTTGTTTCAGGGAAAAATACCATCTCATTCTCAGGATGTGCCACTCAGATGTACTTCTCTCTGGCCATGGGCTCCACTGAGTGTGTGCTCCTGTCCGTGATGGCGTATGACAGGTATGTTGCCATCTGCAACCCCCTGAGATACCCCATCATCATGAACAAGAGGGTTTGTGTGCAGATTGCAGCTGGCACCTGGGTGACAGGCTGCCTCACTGCCCTTGTGGGAACTATGTCTGTGCTGCATCAGTCTCTCTGTGGAAACAGCATCATCAATCATTTCACCTGTGAAATTCTGGCTGTCTTGAAACTAGTTTGTTCAGACACTTCCAAGGTGCAGTTAATCATGCTGGTGATCAGCATACTTCTTCTTCCTATGCCGATGCTCTTCATTTGTCTCTCTTATGCATTCATTCTGTCCAACATCCTAAGAATTGGTTCAGTGGATGGTCGAAGCAAAGCCTTTTCAACGTGTGCAGCCCACCTGACTGTGGTGATTTTGTTCTATGGGACAGCTCTCTCCATGTACCTGAAGCCCTCGGCTGTAGATTCACAGGAAATAGACAAATTTATGGCTTTTGTATATGCCGGATTAACCCCCATGTTGAATCCTATCATTTATAGTCTACGTAACAAAGAGGTGAAAGCGGCTGTGAAAAAATTACTGATTAGGCACCCTCTTCGTGCTCTCTTAATCCCTAGTAGcaaataa
- the LOC106830478 gene encoding olfactory receptor 13C3-like, which produces MERTNWTDIEFILQGLSEYPRAEKLLFVMCSVTYLVILLGNSTLITLTLLDSHLHTPMYFFLGNLSFLDICYTSSYIPTLLIHLLSEKKTISFTRCVVQMSVSFTMASTECVLLPVMAYDRYVAICNPLRYPIIMSRALCIQMASLSWGLGFLNSLTQTILAVQLPFCGKNVINHFVCEILAFIKLACADISLNEITLMLGNVIFLFSPLLLICISYIFILSTVLRINSAEGRKKAFSTCSAHITVVTVFYGTILFMYMKPKSKDSAFDKLIALFYGVVTPMLNPIIYSLRNTEVHGAMRKLMTRYWFWRKG; this is translated from the coding sequence atggaaaggACCAACTGGACAGACATTGAGTTCATTCTGCAGGGACTTTCTGAGtaccctagagctgaaaagctcCTTTTTGTGATGTGTTCGGTGACGTATCTTGTCATCCTCCTGGGGAACAGCACCTTGATCACCCTAACTCTCCTGGAttcccacctccacacacccatgtacttcttccttggTAATCTTTCCTTCCTAGACATTTGCTACACATCCTCTTATATCCCCACGTTGCTGATACACTTGCTATCTGAGAAAAAAACCATCTCCTTCACTAGATGTGTTGTTCAGATGTCTGTCTCCTTCACAATGGCATCCACAGAGTGTGTGCTCCTACCAGTGATGGCATATGACCGTTACGTGGCCATCTGCAACCCTCTGAGATACCCCATCATCATGAGCAGGGCCCTTTGCATTCAAATGGCATCTCTCTCATGGGGATTGGGCTTTCTCAACTCATTGACACAAACTATTCTTGCAGTACAGTTGCCTTTCTGTGGAAAAAATGTCATTAATCATTTTGTTTGTGAAATATTGGCCTTTATCAAGCTGGCATGTGCAGATATTTCCTTGAATGAGATTACTCTAATGTTGggaaatgtaatatttttgttttctccattacTGTTGATTTGTATCTCCTACATTTTCATCCTTTCTACCGTGCTAAGAATCaattcagcagaaggaagaaaaaaggcctTTTCAACCTGCTCAGCCCACATAACAGTGGTGACTGTGTTTTATGGGACAATCCTCTTCATGTATATGAAGCCAAAGTCCAAAGACTCCGCTTTCGACAAATTGATTGCCCTGTTCTATGGAGTAGTCACACCCATGCTCAATCCTATCATCTATAGCCTGAGGAATACGGAGGTGCACGGAGCTATGAGAAAATTGATGACTAGATACTGGTTCTGGAGGAAAGGATGA